A single Ctenopharyngodon idella isolate HZGC_01 chromosome 22, HZGC01, whole genome shotgun sequence DNA region contains:
- the tamalin gene encoding general receptor for phosphoinositides 1-associated scaffold protein isoform X1 produces the protein MKNMTFRRVKKLNSNEPDSGSLCHDSGDIYFTSSKSDSCGTVDRGPSNSTEVYNYKTLAYSGGTLPRNFKKNGGLQKWKPLSQSPEPQRKTVILEKKEEEAFGFEIQTYGLHHQSENSVEMCTFVCKVHEDSPAQLAGLKIGDTIASVNDASVEGFRHKEIVQLIKSSGNNIRLETVYSNSIRKAELEARLQYLKQTLHEKWDEYRSLMVQEQRLVHGIVMSDVAVYESLESAGVYGSLGAPSPAAMRALRGTDSTSSSASRLSAATAEDDPLYQTCIFQGERANNASNDELDTNQEKTQSGRPRLIRPASELFATAKTTLTRSASTRSYMRGPASSSSSVPNGEKQQCGGFSTLQRKPKQKSFRRRLLKYIPGLNRPLEEEESKL, from the exons ATGAAAAATATGACTTTCCGACGCGTAAAGAAGCTGAACTCAAACGAGCCGGACAGCGGGTCGTTGTGTCATGACAGTGGAGATATCTACTTTACGTCCTCCAAATCGGACAGCTGTGGGACTGTGGACCGTGGACCCTCAAACTCCACGGAGGTTTACAATTATAAGACCCTCGCTTACTCTGGAGGGACCCTACCGAGGAACTTTAAAAAG AACGGTGGACTGCAAAAATGGAAGCCCCTCTCACAGTCTCCAGAACCACAAAG GAAAACAGTGATCCTGGAGAAGAAAGAGGAGGAGGCCTTTGGCTTTGAAATCCAG acATACGGACTGCATCACCAGAGTGAGAACTCGGTGGAGATGTGCACCTTTGTTTGCAAAGTTCACGAAGACAGTCCTGCCCAACTTGCAGGCCTTAAAATCG GAGACACGATTGCCAGCGTGAACGACGCTTCTGTGGAAGGCTTTCGCCATAAAGAAATTGTCCAGCTCATTAAATCATCAGGAAACAACATTAG GCTAGAAACGGTTTACAGCAACTCTATTAGAAAAGCAGAATTGGAAGCCCGACTGCAGTATCTAAAG CAAACTCTGCATGAGAAATGGGATGAATACAGATCTCTAATGGTGCAAGAACAGCGGCTTGTGCATG GCATCGTAATGAGTGACGTGGCTGTGTACGAGTCTCTGGAGTCAGCCGGAGTGTACGGTAGTCTGGGAGCTCCAAGCCCAGCGGCCATGCGTGCGTTACGTGGCACCGATAGCACGAGCAGCAGCGCGAGCCGCCTCAGTGCCGCCACGGCTGAGGATGATCCACTCTACCAAACCTGCATCTTCCAGGGGGAACGTGCCAACAACGCCAGCAATGATGAGCTCGACACAAACCAAGAGAAGACTCAAAGCGGCCGTCCACGGCTCATCCGGCCTGCCAGCGAGCTCTTTGCTACTGCCAAGACAACCCTGACCCGCAGCGCCAGCACACGCAGCTACATGAGGGGCCCGGCGTCGTCGTCGTCCTCGGTGCCCAATGGAGAAAAACAGCAGTGTGGAGGGTTCAGCACACTGCAGCGCAAACCCAAACAGAAGAGCTTCAGGCGGAGGCTGTTGAAGTACATTCCTGGACTAAACCGACCCCTGGAAGAGGAGGAAAGCAAACTGTGA
- the tamalin gene encoding general receptor for phosphoinositides 1-associated scaffold protein isoform X2, producing the protein MKTVILEKKEEEAFGFEIQTYGLHHQSENSVEMCTFVCKVHEDSPAQLAGLKIGDTIASVNDASVEGFRHKEIVQLIKSSGNNIRLETVYSNSIRKAELEARLQYLKQTLHEKWDEYRSLMVQEQRLVHGIVMSDVAVYESLESAGVYGSLGAPSPAAMRALRGTDSTSSSASRLSAATAEDDPLYQTCIFQGERANNASNDELDTNQEKTQSGRPRLIRPASELFATAKTTLTRSASTRSYMRGPASSSSSVPNGEKQQCGGFSTLQRKPKQKSFRRRLLKYIPGLNRPLEEEESKL; encoded by the exons at GAAAACAGTGATCCTGGAGAAGAAAGAGGAGGAGGCCTTTGGCTTTGAAATCCAG acATACGGACTGCATCACCAGAGTGAGAACTCGGTGGAGATGTGCACCTTTGTTTGCAAAGTTCACGAAGACAGTCCTGCCCAACTTGCAGGCCTTAAAATCG GAGACACGATTGCCAGCGTGAACGACGCTTCTGTGGAAGGCTTTCGCCATAAAGAAATTGTCCAGCTCATTAAATCATCAGGAAACAACATTAG GCTAGAAACGGTTTACAGCAACTCTATTAGAAAAGCAGAATTGGAAGCCCGACTGCAGTATCTAAAG CAAACTCTGCATGAGAAATGGGATGAATACAGATCTCTAATGGTGCAAGAACAGCGGCTTGTGCATG GCATCGTAATGAGTGACGTGGCTGTGTACGAGTCTCTGGAGTCAGCCGGAGTGTACGGTAGTCTGGGAGCTCCAAGCCCAGCGGCCATGCGTGCGTTACGTGGCACCGATAGCACGAGCAGCAGCGCGAGCCGCCTCAGTGCCGCCACGGCTGAGGATGATCCACTCTACCAAACCTGCATCTTCCAGGGGGAACGTGCCAACAACGCCAGCAATGATGAGCTCGACACAAACCAAGAGAAGACTCAAAGCGGCCGTCCACGGCTCATCCGGCCTGCCAGCGAGCTCTTTGCTACTGCCAAGACAACCCTGACCCGCAGCGCCAGCACACGCAGCTACATGAGGGGCCCGGCGTCGTCGTCGTCCTCGGTGCCCAATGGAGAAAAACAGCAGTGTGGAGGGTTCAGCACACTGCAGCGCAAACCCAAACAGAAGAGCTTCAGGCGGAGGCTGTTGAAGTACATTCCTGGACTAAACCGACCCCTGGAAGAGGAGGAAAGCAAACTGTGA